TCAGTTCTTCAGAAGCAAGATCCAAATGCACCTCTACAAACCTCAGACTTTCTATTATCTGGACGTCATCAAGTTGCTGCTGGTTATGTGGTGTATGGTCCGCAAACTACGATGGCTTTGACTTTAGGTGATGGTGTAGTGATGTTTACCTTAAATAAAGTCACAGGCGAGTTCTTATTGATCAAAGATTCTGTAAAGATTGCGCATTCGACTAAAGAGTTTGCGATCAATATGTCTAACATGCGCCACTGGGCTGATCCAGTGCGTCGCTATGTAGAGGAATGTCTCGCAGGTGTAAGTGGTGTCCGCGATAAAGACTTTAATATGCGCTGGATCGCCTCTATGGTGGCAGATGTGCACCGTGTGTTATCTCGCGGTGGAGTCTTTATGTACCCTTGGGATCAACGTGAGCCACATAAGCCTGGTAAGTTGCGCTTGATGTATGAAGCCAATCCAATGAGTTTCTTGGTGGAGCAGGCCGGTGGTGCATCCACGAATGGCACAGAGCTCATCATGGATTTACAGCCTACAGACTTACATGAACGGGTTTCTGTAATGCTGGGCTCTAAAGAAGAGATTGACCGTATTCAGCACTATCACTCGTAAGTGAATCTCACTTCAAAAGCAAAAAACCCAATCACACGATTGGGTTTTTTATTGCCCCACATGATCAAGCAGGAGCATCATCAAGAAAACAGCTTAATTTAAGGCCTTACTTTTTCTTTAAGGTAGGCAAGGGATTCTTCAACTTGGTCAATTAGGATGAGGCAGATATCGCCAGCAGAAAGGTCATTTAAGGCGGTATCAATTGCCTTGAATTCTCCATGAATCTCCTGCACTTGCTTTGCCTTAGTGGCGCCTACTAAGCCTTCTTGCAGAAGCCTGAGGACTTCGCCGTCTTCACGCCCACGTTGGCAGGCGTCTTGATAGAGAATGACATTGTCAAATGAATTTCCAAGTATGCGAGTGAGGTCACGAATATCCTCATCACGACGATCGCCTGCACCGCTGATGACCACATGACTCTTCTTGGGTTTCATCGCTTCAACGGCACTTGTAAGGGCTCGCATCGCATCCGGATTGTGACCATAATCAGCGATCACCGTAGCACCATTGTGTTGAAATTGATTAAAGCGCCCCGGTACAGAATTAGGAGCACTCTCAAAACTGTTAAGGCCGCGGCGCAATTTTTTCAGCATCAAGACCTAGGGCCCATGCGGCACCAATAGCCGCTATTGCATTTTCAATCTGAAAGCCGAGTACACCATTCTGTGTCAGCGGAATTTCACTGACAGGGAAGCGGTACATAACACGCGAGCCCTGGGACGCAACAATATAGGTGCCGTCAAAGTAAATAACTTTCTTATTTTTAGCGCGGTGTGCAGTAATGACGGGATGATGTTGATTTTGGGCAAAGAAAATCACTCGGCCGGAGCATTTGTCACCCATCTTGGCAACCATCGGGTCAGCAGCATTGAGTACGGCCGCACCAGTAGGAGCTACGTTTTGCACAATGACACGCTTCAGCACAGCTAGATCTTCAACGCTGGTGATGTAATTGGGTCCTAGGTGATCACCTTCGCCAATATTGGTCACTACAGCGACTTCACAACGATCAAAGCCTAAGCCTTCACGTAACAAACCACCACGAGCTGTTTCTAGAACAGCAGCATCCACATCGGGATGCATTAATACATTACGCGCACTCTTTGGCCCACTGCAACCACCGGTATCAATCAAGCGATGATTAATATAAACACCATCGGTACCTGTCATGCCAACACGCAGACCAGTTTCATTTAATAAATGAGAGATGAGTCGTACAGTGGTAGTTTTACCGTTGGTACCAGTCACGGCCACCACAGGAATGTGTCCATCTTCACCTAACGGGAACATCATATTGATGATGTCTTCACCTACTGGGCGACCCTTGCCGTAGGACGGCTTCAGATGCATACGCAAACCGGGGTGCTGCATTGACTTCAACAATGCCACCGCCTTGCTGCTCTAGAGGTTTGTAGATCGATTCGCAAAGAATGTCTACGCCTGCAATATTCAAGCCAATCATCTGAGCTGCTGCAACTGCGCTTGCTGCAACATCTGGATGTACATCATCTGTTACATTGGTAGCAGTGTCACCAGTGCTGAGGTTGGCATTGTTACGCAGCAAAACACGTTCACCGGTTTTAGGTACATATTGAGGTGATAAGCCGCTACTTGCTAAGTGGGCAAGGGCGATATCATCAAAACGGATTTTGGTGAGAGCTGT
The nucleotide sequence above comes from Polynucleobacter necessarius. Encoded proteins:
- a CDS encoding class 1 fructose-bisphosphatase — protein: MNFKQYLASAKPAGADIPAGLQDLLTAVVNTCSTLSHEVAQGALIGLLGSAGTGNVQGEVQQKLDIIANDLLIEGVKDCKSLAGLASEEMELPVPVQGTGDYLLLFDPLDGSFNIDVNVSIGTIFSVLQKQDPNAPLQTSDFLLSGRHQVAAGYVVYGPQTTMALTLGDGVVMFTLNKVTGEFLLIKDSVKIAHSTKEFAINMSNMRHWADPVRRYVEECLAGVSGVRDKDFNMRWIASMVADVHRVLSRGGVFMYPWDQREPHKPGKLRLMYEANPMSFLVEQAGGASTNGTELIMDLQPTDLHERVSVMLGSKEEIDRIQHYHS